Below is a window of Saccharomonospora viridis DSM 43017 DNA.
CCGCATCGCATACGCCGCCGAGCGGTCCACCTTCGACGGGTCCTTACCCGAGAACGCACCACCACCATGACGGGCCATACCGCCATAGGTATCGACGATGATCTTGCGACCGGTCAGCCCCGCATCACCCATCGGACCACCCACCACGAACCGGCCCGTCGGGTTGATCAGAGTCTTCGGCTCGGAGGCGTCCAGACCCAGCGACTCGATCTCCGGCGTGATGACGTGCTTCACCAAGTCATGGGTGAGCATGCCCTCCAGGTCGATCCCCTCGGCGTGCTGACTGGAGATCACCACCGTGTCCAGCCGCACCGGCCTGTCACCGTCGTACTCGATCGTGACCTGCGTCTTACCGTCCGGCCGCAGATACGGCACGGTGCCGTTCTTCCGCACCTCGGTGAGACGCCGGGACAACCGGTGGGCCAGGGCGATGGGCAGCGGCATCAACTCCGGAGTGTCCGAGCAGGCATACCCGAACATCAACCCCTGATCACCCGCCCCCTGCCGGTCCAACTCATCCAGCGCGTTCTCCAACCGGGCCTCGTAGGCGGAATCCACCCCTTGCGCGATGTCCGGCGACTGCGAGTCGATCGCCACGTTCACACCACACGACGCACCGTCGAACCCCTTGGCCGACGAGTCGTACCCGATCTCCAACACACGATCCCGGACCAGAGTGGGAACGTCCACGTACGCTTCGGTGGTCACCTCACCGGCGATGTGCACCTGACCGGTGGTGATCAACGTCTCCACGGCGACCCGACTCCGCGGATCCGCGGCGAGCAGAGCATCCAGGATGGTGTCACTGATCGCGTCACAGATCTTGTCCGGGTGGCCCTCCGTGACGGACTCACTGGTGAACAGCCTTCGATTAGCAGTCACTATGCATCCTCGTCTCTCATCGGTGCGCTATTTCGCCATTCGTTTCCGGAGGGCTCCTCAGGCCCGAGCGTGGAATATTCCCCATGTGAGGTTACCGGCACGGCCACCCTCGACCCAGTTCTTGAGACCGATCTTCATGCGCGTGAGGTAGCTCTCACTGACCTTGCCGGAAATCTCGGAGTGCCTGCGTTCGGTCTCCTCCAACACCCGTCCGTAGTGAGTGGCGATCTGCTCCGAGTGATCCTCGAACTCGATACGTGCCAACCCGAGGCGTCCGAGTTCGGCACGGTAGAAACCCGGTGACCCCATGCTGTCCAGGTGCAGCCGGTCGAGGATCGGTTTGAGCGCCGCCTTGTCGCAGTCGTCCGCGGCCATGGGGTCCGTGAAGACGAATTCACCCTTCGGTTTCAGTACACGCACCACTTCTTGCAGCACACGAACCCGGTCACCGCTGTGCAACATCGCGTCCTGTGACCACACGACGTCGAACTCGTTGTCGTCGAAGGGCAAATCCTCGAACGAGCCGTCCACGACCTCGATCAGGTCCGTGAGCCCCTGTTCCGCGGTGAATCGCCGATTGCGGTCGT
It encodes the following:
- the metK gene encoding methionine adenosyltransferase, yielding MTANRRLFTSESVTEGHPDKICDAISDTILDALLAADPRSRVAVETLITTGQVHIAGEVTTEAYVDVPTLVRDRVLEIGYDSSAKGFDGASCGVNVAIDSQSPDIAQGVDSAYEARLENALDELDRQGAGDQGLMFGYACSDTPELMPLPIALAHRLSRRLTEVRKNGTVPYLRPDGKTQVTIEYDGDRPVRLDTVVISSQHAEGIDLEGMLTHDLVKHVITPEIESLGLDASEPKTLINPTGRFVVGGPMGDAGLTGRKIIVDTYGGMARHGGGAFSGKDPSKVDRSAAYAMRWVAKNIVAAGLADRAEIQVAYAIGKAAPVGLFVETFGTEKVDPAKIQAAITEVFDLRPAAIIRDLDLLRPIYAPTAAYGHFGRIDIDLPWERTDRAAALKEAAKA